In one window of bacterium DNA:
- a CDS encoding radical SAM protein, with the protein MSELILDGHKLAWHKERVNAWLKGERIAPITIDCALTRRCTYRCVYCYGQLQANDEKRMTQDVIFRFLDDAAEIGVKAISFVSDGESTCSPYLTQAIIRGKKNGLDMALGTNGYLLKDEKLEEILPCLTYLRFNISAASPSRYAQIMGCKEKCFHKVYHTIKECIRIKKEKNLHVTIGLQMVLLPQFSDQVIPFANIGKELGVDYSVIKHCSDDEEGSLGVDYDKYLNLVDILKQAESCSTEGYLVKAKWSKILSKGKRKYSQCYGPPFITQFSGSGLVAPCGMLFNRKYKRFHIGNIANTSFKEIWQSERYWEVMNLIASSKFDAKTMCGTLCLQHKVNEFLWDLKQGKTSLKEGMGETPMHINFI; encoded by the coding sequence ATGAGTGAACTAATCCTTGATGGCCACAAATTGGCTTGGCATAAAGAAAGAGTGAATGCCTGGTTAAAAGGAGAAAGGATTGCACCTATCACTATTGATTGTGCTTTGACCAGACGATGCACTTATAGATGTGTCTATTGTTACGGTCAACTCCAGGCTAACGATGAAAAAAGGATGACACAGGATGTAATATTTAGATTCTTAGATGATGCGGCTGAGATTGGTGTAAAAGCCATAAGTTTTGTCAGTGATGGAGAAAGCACCTGCTCTCCCTATTTAACCCAGGCAATTATAAGGGGTAAAAAAAATGGTCTGGATATGGCCCTGGGAACAAATGGCTATTTATTAAAGGATGAAAAATTAGAGGAAATTCTGCCCTGTTTGACTTATCTTAGATTCAATATTTCTGCAGCCAGCCCTTCCCGCTACGCTCAAATAATGGGCTGCAAAGAAAAATGTTTCCATAAAGTATACCATACTATAAAAGAGTGTATCAGAATAAAAAAAGAAAAAAACCTCCATGTAACTATAGGATTACAAATGGTCTTGCTACCTCAATTTTCCGACCAGGTTATTCCCTTTGCCAACATTGGTAAAGAATTAGGAGTTGATTACTCAGTTATTAAGCATTGCAGTGATGATGAGGAGGGAAGTTTAGGGGTGGATTACGATAAATACCTTAATTTGGTTGATATTCTAAAGCAGGCAGAAAGCTGCTCAACTGAAGGATACTTAGTCAAGGCAAAATGGTCTAAGATTTTAAGTAAAGGAAAGCGTAAATATTCCCAATGTTATGGTCCACCGTTTATTACCCAGTTTTCCGGTTCTGGGCTGGTTGCCCCTTGTGGGATGTTGTTTAACAGGAAGTATAAAAGATTTCATATCGGTAATATTGCCAATACATCTTTTAAAGAAATCTGGCAAAGCGAGCGTTATTGGGAGGTCATGAATCTTATTGCTTCAAGTAAGTTTGATGCCAAAACGATGTGCGGTACTTTATGTCTTCAGCATAAGGTAAATGAGTTTCTCTGGGATTTAAAACAAGGAAAGACTTCCCTTAAAGAAGGAATGGGTGAGACTCCAATGCATATAAATTTCATTTAA
- a CDS encoding glycosyltransferase family 2 protein, whose amino-acid sequence MNEDDNKRLVVSVIMPALNEEKNILAAINNILKALEDFNINGEVIAVNDGSTDATEEMVRDIMNKDNRVRMLRHEKPQGIGTSFWDGVDNAKGDIVIMLPGDNENDPWEILRYYELLDHVDMIIPFIFNKEARSLFRNVLSFIYRFIINTTFLVYFNYTNGTVLYRKSILKELEYRSHSFFFQTDILIRLVKRGYLFAEVPYRLGLRKEGVSKAITFPSLLQVTKGYFQLLNDIYFKKKNKACFSDDSQTALRRQKADELGFCKIGFGGDN is encoded by the coding sequence ATGAATGAAGATGACAATAAAAGACTGGTTGTTTCTGTTATCATGCCAGCCCTTAATGAAGAGAAGAATATTCTGGCGGCGATTAATAACATACTAAAAGCTCTGGAAGATTTTAATATTAATGGTGAAGTTATTGCTGTTAATGACGGGAGTACCGATGCTACAGAAGAGATGGTGCGCGATATTATGAATAAAGATAATCGGGTCAGGATGTTGAGGCATGAAAAACCTCAAGGCATAGGGACATCATTCTGGGACGGGGTGGATAATGCTAAGGGAGATATAGTTATTATGCTTCCTGGGGACAATGAGAACGACCCCTGGGAGATTTTGCGTTATTACGAGCTGCTTGACCATGTAGATATGATTATCCCCTTTATTTTCAATAAAGAAGCGAGGTCATTATTTCGAAATGTGCTCTCTTTTATTTATCGTTTTATTATTAATACCACCTTTCTTGTCTATTTTAATTACACCAATGGCACGGTTCTTTATCGAAAATCCATTCTAAAAGAACTGGAGTATAGAAGTCACAGTTTCTTCTTTCAAACCGATATTTTAATAAGGTTAGTAAAGAGGGGGTATCTTTTTGCTGAAGTTCCCTACAGGCTTGGTTTAAGAAAAGAAGGAGTATCCAAAGCCATTACCTTTCCTTCTTTATTACAGGTTACAAAGGGCTATTTTCAGCTCCTGAACGATATTTATTTTAAGAAGAAGAATAAGGCTTGTTTTTCGGATGATTCTCAAACAGCACTCAGGCGACAAAAAGCAGATGAGTTAGGGTTCTGCAAAATAGGATTTGGGGGAGACAACTGA
- a CDS encoding SIS domain-containing protein, whose product MRPWLKNYIEDHIKIIQALDQERTANLIELVKETRDLERQIFVIGNGGSAACSSHLAVDLGKGASLNKKRRFRIFSPVDHIPWLTALGNDLSYDDIFSEQIENFAQEGDLLLAISVSGSSPNLVKAVERAKHLKLKTAALVGDKNGKLINMVDLVIVIPSKHYGHVEDIQTAICHMISYYFIERE is encoded by the coding sequence ATGAGACCATGGCTGAAAAACTATATTGAAGACCATATAAAGATAATTCAAGCGCTTGACCAAGAAAGAACGGCCAATCTCATTGAACTGGTTAAGGAAACCCGTGATTTGGAGAGGCAAATTTTTGTAATAGGTAACGGTGGAAGTGCCGCCTGTAGTTCCCATCTGGCAGTTGACTTAGGAAAGGGTGCTTCTCTAAATAAGAAGAGGCGTTTCAGGATCTTTTCACCGGTTGACCATATCCCCTGGTTAACGGCTTTAGGCAATGATCTGAGTTATGATGATATATTCTCGGAGCAAATTGAGAATTTTGCTCAGGAAGGAGACCTACTTCTGGCAATTAGCGTCAGTGGTAGCTCTCCAAATCTTGTCAAAGCAGTTGAGCGGGCAAAGCACCTTAAACTTAAAACAGCAGCTTTAGTGGGGGATAAGAATGGGAAGCTAATCAATATGGTAGATCTGGTGATTGTCATTCCGTCTAAACACTATGGCCATGTTGAAGATATACAAACTGCTATCTGCCACATGATCAGTTATTATTTTATAGAGAGAGAATAA
- a CDS encoding radical SAM/SPASM domain-containing protein: MAPTFLKEFKFLFNRLPFYVIFYPTSKCNASCPHCFNYQRQQEASLKEELSLDEIEKISKNFGHIKVLVISGGEPFLRDDLAEIVSVFYKNNRIQYISFHTNAFLTKKVVDTVGNVLDKFKDLGVIVCISIDGIKDGHDRFRGVKGGFDKILETIDGLKKLKDKFKNLNLITSTIFSHSTIDSFADTIRFIQNNIGSVKPSLAFIRGDVKDKEEKVIDYIRYRDFYRNFKYQVDNNISPFSSLALKEALEMVVNKIVVDNYVDKKQTVPCQAGRKLLVIYENGDVYPCEILGHKLGNLRQANYDIKQILFSQRNRTVIENISQNKKCYCTWENVTALNLLYSPKFYPMIIREWFRLFVMKTRQAVKR; this comes from the coding sequence ATGGCGCCTACTTTTTTAAAAGAATTTAAATTTTTATTTAATAGATTGCCGTTCTATGTGATATTTTATCCTACTTCAAAATGCAACGCATCGTGCCCCCACTGTTTTAATTATCAAAGACAGCAAGAAGCTAGCTTAAAAGAAGAACTGAGCCTTGATGAAATCGAAAAGATTTCAAAAAATTTTGGACATATAAAAGTTTTAGTAATTAGTGGCGGAGAGCCGTTTTTAAGAGATGATTTAGCAGAGATTGTCTCTGTATTTTATAAGAATAACAGGATTCAGTATATCTCTTTTCATACTAACGCCTTTCTGACTAAAAAAGTTGTTGATACAGTTGGGAATGTTTTAGACAAATTTAAAGATTTAGGCGTAATTGTCTGTATTTCTATAGACGGTATAAAGGATGGACATGACCGTTTTCGAGGCGTAAAAGGCGGTTTTGATAAAATCCTTGAGACTATAGATGGATTAAAGAAACTGAAAGACAAATTTAAAAATCTGAATTTAATAACAAGCACCATCTTCAGCCATTCAACAATTGATTCATTTGCGGATACTATAAGATTTATACAAAACAATATAGGTAGTGTTAAACCTTCCTTGGCCTTTATACGCGGCGATGTTAAAGATAAAGAAGAGAAGGTCATCGATTATATAAGATACCGCGATTTTTACAGAAATTTTAAATATCAAGTAGATAACAATATCAGCCCATTTTCTTCTTTAGCCCTTAAAGAAGCGCTTGAGATGGTTGTTAATAAGATAGTGGTAGATAATTATGTAGATAAGAAACAAACCGTTCCTTGTCAAGCAGGAAGAAAATTATTAGTTATCTATGAGAATGGCGATGTTTATCCCTGCGAAATCTTAGGGCATAAATTAGGAAATCTAAGGCAGGCCAATTACGATATAAAGCAAATTTTGTTTTCCCAAAGAAACAGAACAGTAATAGAAAATATAAGCCAAAACAAAAAATGCTATTGTACATGGGAGAATGTAACAGCCCTGAATCTATTATATAGCCCAAAGTTTTATCCTATGATTATCCGCGAATGGTTTCGCTTATTTGTGATGAAAACCAGACAGGCAGTCAAAAGATGA
- a CDS encoding PfkB family carbohydrate kinase, with the protein MKDKKIPSKILDLKTIAGLCAKAKKEGKKVVYCHGCFDLMHIGHIKYLQAARKRGDVLVVTITPDRYVTRGPGRPVFTEIHRLESIAALDCVDYVALNQWPTAVESIHLLKPNFYIKGSDFGSVEGDPTGRLVKEEEAVKSINGELVFTNEEVFSSSKLLKDYFGVLPKELEKFLVGFTQRFNTNDIIGVFDSIKDLRVLVIGEPIIDEYNFCSLLQRASKAPTVATRWASSETYAGGSLAVANHLAGLVKEVGLIGLLGRKDSREEFIRANLQPNIQFFPCFRDDSSTIIKTRFLEEAFKQKMFEVCYFNDYPINGKTEEETISLLKKLLTNYDLVISADFGHGFITREIINLLCKEAPYLVVMAQSNSANLGFNPVTKYHRADYIVVDHVEIRLACHEQHSDLEPLVRNISKRLKCPRINVTLGHEGTLYYHSNTFYRVPVASWKVVDTIGAGDAVLAVTSPLTYLNLDAQVVAFIGNCAGALAVQYLGNKERINPAHLRKLIETLMK; encoded by the coding sequence ATGAAAGATAAGAAGATCCCTTCAAAGATCTTAGATCTTAAGACGATAGCCGGACTCTGTGCTAAGGCTAAAAAAGAAGGCAAAAAGGTCGTTTACTGCCATGGGTGTTTTGATCTGATGCACATTGGGCACATTAAATATCTCCAGGCAGCCAGGAAGAGAGGTGATGTTTTAGTGGTGACCATCACCCCAGATCGTTATGTAACCAGGGGTCCTGGCCGCCCGGTTTTTACCGAAATTCACCGTTTGGAGTCGATTGCTGCTCTTGACTGTGTTGATTATGTGGCTCTTAATCAATGGCCTACCGCAGTGGAGTCAATTCATCTCCTCAAACCGAATTTTTATATCAAAGGTAGCGATTTTGGTTCGGTAGAAGGTGACCCAACCGGTCGCCTGGTTAAGGAAGAAGAAGCCGTTAAATCTATTAATGGGGAATTAGTTTTCACCAATGAAGAGGTATTCTCTTCAAGCAAGCTTCTCAAAGATTATTTTGGTGTCCTGCCTAAGGAGTTGGAGAAATTTTTGGTGGGTTTTACTCAGAGGTTTAACACTAATGATATCATTGGGGTCTTTGATAGCATAAAGGATTTGCGTGTTCTGGTGATAGGAGAACCTATCATAGATGAATACAATTTCTGTAGTCTCCTCCAACGGGCATCCAAAGCCCCAACGGTGGCCACAAGATGGGCTTCTTCGGAAACATACGCGGGCGGGTCACTGGCTGTGGCTAATCATCTGGCAGGACTTGTCAAGGAGGTGGGGCTTATCGGACTACTTGGCAGGAAAGACTCACGGGAGGAATTCATTCGGGCGAATCTGCAACCAAATATTCAGTTTTTTCCATGCTTTCGTGATGATAGCTCAACAATAATAAAAACCCGCTTCCTTGAAGAGGCATTTAAACAGAAAATGTTTGAGGTATGCTATTTTAATGATTATCCTATCAATGGTAAAACAGAAGAGGAGACCATCAGTCTACTAAAAAAACTACTTACTAACTACGATCTTGTAATCTCGGCAGACTTTGGCCATGGTTTTATAACCAGAGAAATCATTAATCTGCTGTGTAAAGAAGCTCCCTATCTGGTAGTCATGGCCCAGTCGAACAGTGCCAATCTTGGATTTAACCCGGTGACCAAATATCATCGGGCAGACTATATTGTGGTAGATCATGTGGAGATAAGATTGGCCTGTCATGAGCAGCATTCTGATCTTGAGCCGCTGGTAAGGAATATATCCAAACGACTTAAATGTCCCCGGATTAATGTAACCCTTGGTCATGAGGGAACTCTTTATTACCATAGTAATACTTTTTATCGGGTACCGGTTGCCTCCTGGAAAGTGGTTGATACCATTGGTGCTGGGGATGCGGTTCTGGCAGTGACATCCCCTTTAACTTACTTAAATCTGGATGCGCAGGTAGTAGCATTTATTGGTAATTGTGCCGGCGCATTGGCTGTTCAGTACCTTGGGAATAAGGAGAGGATTAACCCGGCTCATCTGAGAAAGTTGATTGAGACATTGATGAAATAG
- a CDS encoding glycosyltransferase family 39 protein: protein MILGNKFMRKVIEYKFLIFILIIGSFLLFFNLGTNRYLNGDSANEGLLAKSICSCGLPNHWDGKNIFADAYGNEFKRVGNYYILSHHPWLHLYVIAASYLLLGRTAFSTLFPGALVALFTIFLSYFFAIKISRDKEIAIITTLLLLLSVQFLLFGRGDRYYALIALFTLLMLYFYLKFLEDKKGSMIGFGISAILFFHSNYVPFIAVMGGIMTHFFLFEFKKERLKSILLSLLTISLFTTPWILFFHPSSSVIQSWSSLGAYNSIKEFLFVFTHTLLKINNHLFPFLLFVLVPFIMIKRTGHKLVVNNRYILILLVICFILLTFLLHDVGRSFNSMIPLFCLLSASIYKFIKGKNRIIAYVFLILLLFTNIINVTPTILFKSCISTNNFANIISFIIHGDKEKVLEKLKERDAEKKIEEYAKIKFLICDFLYEITHDYDNAIEGIIKYLQKYGKKDETVMIRCVEGLASNIIFYTGMKVIYKVSDNEVLFPPTEDFLKLNQMPPRGIDWYIKIPSEPLDYMPEGKYEKIIIDYPETVFDNYPFLPSHQFKTLNDGPKVVIYHKMND, encoded by the coding sequence ATGATATTAGGAAATAAATTCATGAGAAAGGTTATAGAATACAAATTTCTAATTTTTATTCTTATTATAGGAAGTTTTTTACTTTTTTTTAATTTAGGCACTAATAGGTATCTTAATGGGGATTCAGCAAATGAGGGATTATTGGCAAAAAGTATATGTTCCTGTGGACTCCCAAATCATTGGGATGGAAAGAATATATTCGCTGATGCATATGGTAATGAGTTTAAACGAGTGGGAAATTATTATATTTTGTCTCACCATCCTTGGTTACATTTATATGTAATTGCTGCTTCATATCTACTTTTGGGGAGAACTGCATTTTCAACACTTTTCCCCGGGGCATTGGTTGCACTTTTTACTATATTTTTATCTTACTTTTTTGCTATTAAAATATCAAGGGATAAAGAGATTGCTATCATAACAACTCTATTATTACTCTTATCTGTTCAATTCTTGCTATTTGGAAGAGGGGATAGGTATTATGCGTTAATAGCACTTTTTACACTTTTAATGTTATATTTTTATTTAAAGTTTTTAGAAGATAAAAAAGGAAGTATGATTGGATTTGGAATTTCTGCTATATTGTTCTTTCACAGTAATTATGTACCTTTCATAGCAGTAATGGGGGGAATAATGACACATTTCTTTTTATTTGAATTTAAGAAAGAAAGATTAAAATCAATTTTACTTTCATTACTTACTATATCCCTTTTTACTACCCCATGGATTTTATTTTTTCATCCTTCTTCAAGTGTAATACAAAGTTGGAGTAGTCTTGGGGCATATAATTCAATAAAAGAGTTTTTATTTGTATTTACACATACTTTATTAAAAATAAATAATCATCTCTTTCCTTTCCTATTATTTGTATTAGTTCCCTTTATTATGATAAAAAGAACGGGGCATAAATTAGTTGTTAATAATCGATATATTCTTATATTGTTAGTAATATGTTTCATATTATTAACTTTTTTATTACATGATGTAGGACGTAGTTTTAATAGCATGATTCCTTTATTTTGTTTATTATCTGCAAGTATTTATAAATTTATTAAAGGGAAAAATAGAATAATTGCATATGTATTCTTAATCCTATTATTATTTACAAATATTATAAATGTTACACCTACTATATTATTCAAGAGTTGTATTTCTACAAACAACTTTGCCAATATTATATCCTTTATCATTCATGGAGATAAAGAAAAAGTGTTAGAAAAATTAAAAGAAAGGGATGCAGAAAAGAAGATTGAAGAATATGCAAAGATAAAATTCCTAATTTGTGATTTTCTATATGAAATTACTCATGATTATGATAACGCTATAGAGGGCATAATTAAATACTTGCAAAAATATGGGAAGAAAGATGAGACTGTAATGATTCGGTGTGTAGAAGGATTAGCAAGTAATATCATATTTTATACAGGGATGAAGGTTATCTATAAAGTTAGTGATAACGAGGTTCTTTTCCCACCTACAGAGGATTTCTTAAAACTAAATCAAATGCCTCCTCGGGGAATAGATTGGTATATAAAAATACCATCTGAACCTCTAGACTATATGCCTGAAGGTAAATATGAGAAAATAATTATTGATTATCCAGAGACAGTGTTTGATAATTATCCATTCTTACCAAGTCATCAATTTAAAACATTAAATGATGGACCCAAAGTAGTTATTTATCACAAGATGAACGACTAA
- a CDS encoding transketolase encodes MVNYRKDIINAAIPYFHEDERYYLLVEDMGFGAIDLLKKEFPSRVINCGIMEQSTVGIAAGMSMSGLIPIVYSIVNFLVFRALEQIRNDVILQNLNVKFVGTGCNNYFKFLGPSHCCGSDDITLMDLIGLKVYDPYAETKSFSEVVEEWICSTSPGYIRV; translated from the coding sequence ATGGTCAATTACCGCAAAGATATTATAAATGCTGCTATCCCCTATTTCCATGAGGATGAACGATATTATCTTCTGGTGGAAGATATGGGGTTTGGGGCAATTGATTTACTCAAGAAAGAATTTCCTTCAAGGGTAATAAATTGTGGTATAATGGAACAGAGTACGGTTGGTATTGCTGCGGGGATGAGTATGTCCGGTTTAATACCTATTGTATATTCAATAGTAAACTTTTTAGTTTTTAGAGCACTTGAGCAAATCAGGAACGATGTTATCCTGCAAAATCTTAATGTAAAATTTGTCGGTACTGGATGCAATAATTATTTTAAATTTCTCGGGCCTTCACATTGTTGTGGAAGTGATGATATTACCTTAATGGACTTAATTGGCCTGAAGGTATATGATCCTTATGCTGAAACAAAATCTTTTTCTGAGGTTGTTGAGGAATGGATATGTAGTACCAGCCCGGGATATATACGGGTTTGA
- a CDS encoding transketolase: MLENKGIFLREKADYIRKDIVRICVPNGAGHIAPSLSCVDILVALYYGALSYDDNNPFWDERDRLVFSKAHGCYALYSILADKGIIPGEEWENFYKEGRSSLSGCVEREIKYGLEAGCGSLGHGLPIATGIAFGAKLQTKIYHTFCLVGDGELQEGTTWEALQFAVKHELGNLIIVVDRNHLQAMDFIVNILDRTDEDIIKRLKGFGVDIEICLGHDVVRLFHLFQELKSKVSNVPKVVIAETIKGFGLKWMENVPRFHFCVPTEEELKEG, encoded by the coding sequence ATGCTGGAAAATAAAGGGATTTTTTTAAGAGAGAAGGCTGACTATATTAGAAAGGACATTGTAAGGATTTGCGTGCCGAACGGTGCAGGGCATATTGCACCGTCACTGTCATGTGTGGATATATTGGTGGCTTTATATTACGGGGCACTCTCTTATGACGATAATAACCCGTTCTGGGATGAGCGAGATAGATTGGTTTTTTCAAAAGCTCATGGGTGTTATGCCCTTTATTCTATTTTGGCGGATAAAGGTATAATTCCTGGGGAAGAATGGGAAAACTTTTATAAAGAAGGAAGAAGTAGTTTGTCCGGATGTGTTGAGAGAGAAATAAAATATGGGCTTGAAGCAGGCTGTGGTTCCCTTGGTCATGGATTGCCTATAGCTACAGGCATAGCCTTTGGCGCAAAATTACAGACCAAAATTTATCATACATTTTGTCTAGTTGGGGACGGTGAATTGCAAGAAGGAACTACCTGGGAAGCATTACAGTTTGCCGTAAAGCATGAATTAGGTAATTTAATAATCGTGGTTGATCGTAATCACCTTCAGGCCATGGACTTTATTGTTAACATACTTGACAGAACTGATGAAGATATTATTAAAAGATTAAAAGGGTTTGGAGTGGATATTGAGATTTGTCTAGGGCACGATGTGGTCAGGCTTTTTCATCTTTTTCAAGAATTAAAATCAAAAGTTAGTAATGTTCCAAAGGTGGTTATTGCTGAGACAATTAAAGGGTTTGGTTTGAAATGGATGGAGAATGTACCCAGATTTCATTTCTGTGTTCCTACTGAGGAAGAACTGAAGGAAGGATAG